One genomic window of Fusarium fujikuroi IMI 58289 draft genome, chromosome FFUJ_chr01 includes the following:
- a CDS encoding probable EFB1-translation elongation factor eEF1beta produces MGFTDLVSDAGLTVLNSWLSTRSYIVGQSASQADVATFKALSSAPDAEKYPHAARWYKHIASYESQFATLPGDAAAPYTTYGPETAEVTINPAQAPEKAEGGDDDDVDLFGSDEEEDEEAARVREERLAEYKKKKEAKPKTIAKSVVTLDVKPWDDETDMVALEAAVRAIEKDGLVWGASKLVPVGFGVKKLQINMVVEDEKISVADLEEEIQELEDYVQSTDVAAMQKL; encoded by the exons TGCTCAACAGCTGGTTGAGCACCCGCTCTTACATTGTTGG CCAATCTGCCTCTCAGGCTGATGTCGCTACCTTCAAGGCTCTCTCTAGCGCTCCCGACGCTGAGAAGTACCCCCATGCCGCTCGATGGTACAAGCACATTGCTAGCTACGAGAGCCAGTTCGCCACCCTCCCTGGTGATGCTGCCGCCCCCTACACCACCTACGGCCCTGAGACCGCAGAGGTGACCATCAACCCCGCCCAGGCTCCTGAGAAGGCCGAgggaggtgatgatgacgatgtcgaCCTGTTCGgcagcgacgaggaggaagatgaggaggccGCCCGCGTCCGTGAGGAGCGTCTTGCTGagtacaagaagaagaaggaggccaagcccaagaccaTCGCCAAGTCCGTCGTCACTCTTGACGTCAAGCCTTGGG ATGATGAGACCGATATGGTTGCTCTCGAGGCTGCTGTCCGTGCTATTGAGAAGGACGGCCTCGTCTGGGGTGCTTCCAAGCTCGTCCCCGTGGGCTTCggtgtcaagaagctccagatTAACATGGTTGTTGAGGACGAGAAGATTTCCGTTGCCGaccttgaggaggagatccaggagcttgaggattaCGTCCAGTCCACTGACGTTGCTGCCATGCagaagctataa
- a CDS encoding probable PSF1-part of GINS, replication multiprotein complex produces MYGDLGNKLVQHAKRTQNLTHLPPYQTEIVRAVTREVRDLDKDVAELLEPFQGSFDPSADQDIACTLLVNHLSMRRNKRCLLAYHRTRTDKLEELVWNGSDVVDLSGQQVRDPASASGAGGSDASKSSLSPQEEEYVRQYSDLLAAYKGQWTDIDLTGSLEPPRDLFIDVRVLKDAGEIQTEYGAITLTKNSQFYVRQGDVERLIAQGYLHKLG; encoded by the exons ATGTATGGAGATTTGGGCAACAAGCTG GTCCAACACGCCAAAAGAACTCAAAATCTGACCCATCTGCCACCTTACCAGACCGAAATTGTCCGAGCGGTGACACGAGAAGTGAGAGACCTGGACAAAGATGTAGCAGAACTTCTTGAGCCGTTTCAAGGCTCATTCGACCCAAGCGCCGACCAAGATATTGCTTGCACTCTGCTAGTAAATCACCTTTCGATGCGAAGGAACAAGCGTTGCTTGCTCGCGTACCACCGGACACGGACAGACAAGCTTGAAGAATTGGTATGGAATGGATCAGACGTGGTAGATCTGTCTGGGCAACAAGTACGGGATCCTGCGAGTGCTTCCGGTGCGGGCGGTAGTGATGCATCAAAGAGTAGTCTCAGCCCTCAAGAAGAGGAGTATGTCAGACAGTACAGCGACCTGTTGGCAGCCTACAAGGGGCAATGGACAGACATCGACCTGACGGGGAGCCTGGAGCCGCCACGAGACTTGTTCATCGACGTGCGAGTACTCAAGGATGCAGGTGAAATCCAAACAGAGTACGG GGCTATAACATTAACCAAGAACAGTCAGTTTTATGTACGCCAAGGGGACGTCGAGAGACTCATTGCACAGGGATATTTGCATAAGCTTGGATGA
- a CDS encoding related to sulfate transporter has translation MSSPLNFTPWRRRALSAASQSESDQAQLQRDELSTSPVQHGHSPHVPIAARPSSSSAAHREPIRSFIHGSVRDGLAPIDSVQNALSVRQDTAELANYLLSDPKTQQSSTVLQRARVSYQDSIDSEVIDDSSTADNTRSSRTILEVSEPPSPDGHDDDTDADAGPSVLANLLKRSPPQSIAPNQPQVEDEEPNGDACRPEGEQPLVAHAEDATEQTPLLTRITSAGRRSYSDLEGQKPQTERPWFSGLVEVGNKMEERVSQGVAVAINPKKWDRHALWNNVIATPTSCLPAVAVGLLLNILDALSYGMILFPLGKPIFSHLGSAGISVFYVSTIASQITFSSGSIFKGAVGSELIEVVPFFHNMAAKITDIVGEDNPDAVIATTIVSFSVSSMMTGLVFYLMGRFKVGYMVGFIPRHILIGCIGGVGWFLIATGFEVSARLDGSLQYNLDTLKQLSDPATVPLWVVPLVLAIVLFYGQSKITSKFFLPLFILAIPLIFYFFVLALDSLDVDVLRDHGWIFEGPPSGEPWWYFYTLYKFKLVRWDAVIECVPAMLALTFFGILHVPINVPALALNCGEDHADLDKELRLHGYSNFLSGCFGSIQNYLVYANTVFFMRSGGNSRLAGYMLAAATFGVMVIGPSLIGFIPVMMVGTLIYDLGFELLLEALWLPRKKLKLAEYLTVVVIVLVMGIHDFVVGIGVGILLAFVSLVLQTSRVSAIRGNYSGDIVSSTVRRNPSQHHYLHEVGRQIYIIKLTGYLFFGTIVSVEAKIRGLLEDSTFTKQPIKFLILDMWHVTGLDYSAGEAFNTISRLLDNKDVVLVLSGVDSETQLGRNLRAVGLGNDGIEVMMLPNLNSALESCENELLKTLYARQEEMNALRRISAHSAQNLDVPPNKPSGFSSFDPPFNSPRRNHLAEAARDALSSVEVQRPKKWQSFKEPLRLMLQVFQGLSDKNEDFWFPAASYFSRREITAGTVLFRRGEPANGFYLVERGIVRAEYDLPQGWLCESIVAGTTLGELPFFSETDRTATAVVERDCVVWLMDRDQWDRIQKKEPEIGRELLRISLKLTSERMSAITSYILTTAG, from the exons ATGTCGTCGCCGCTCAATTTTACACCGTGGAGGAGAAGGGCTTTGAGTGCTGCTTCACAATCGGAAAGCGACCAAGCTCAATTGCAACGCGACGAGCTTTCAACTTCTCCTGTTCAGCACGGCCATAGTCCCCATGTCCCAATCGCTGCAAGACCGTCCTCTAGCTCTGCAGCTCATAGAGAACCTATCAGATCTTTCATCCATGGTTCTGTGCGAGACGGCTTAG CACCAATTGATAGTGTTCAGAACGCTTTATCTGTTCGGCAGGATACTGCAGAGCTTGCGAATTACTTGCTCTCCGACCCCAAGACACAGCAGAGCTCGACCGTCCTCCAACGTGCAAGGGTCTCTTACCAGGACTCAATTGACTCAGAGGTTATCGACGACTCATCCACGGCCGACAACACCCGCTCCTCCAGAACAATCCTTGAAGTTTCCGAACCGCCATCTCCAGATGGCCATGACGACGATACTGACGCGGATGCGGGGCCGTCTGTCCTGGCAAACCTCCTGAAGCGATCTCCTCCCCAATCTATTGCGCCAAACCAGCCAcaagtcgaggatgaagagccaaACGGTGACGCATGTCGACCTGAGGGGGAGCAACCTCTAGTTGCACACGCAGAGGATGCTACGGAGCAGACCCCTCTGCTCACTCGGATAACATCCGCTGGCCGGAGGTCATACTCTGATCTCGAAGGTCAAAAGCCCCAGACTGAACGACCATGGTTTAGTGGTCTTGTGGAAGTCGGCAATAAGATGGAAGAAAGGGTTTCCCAAGGAGTGGCCGTCGccatcaaccccaagaagTGGGATCGTCATGCGCTTTGGAATAATGTGATCGCGACACCAACTTCATGTCTACCCGCCGTTGCTGTTGGTCTGCTGCTCAATATCTTGGATGCTCTATCATATG GAATGATCCTCTTCCCTTTGGGAAAGCCAATTTTTTCTCACCTGGGATCTGCTGGAATTTCTGTTTTCTATGTCAGCACTATCGCTTCGCAAATAACATTCTCATCTGGTAGTATCTTTAAGGGTGCCGTGGGTTCAGAGCTG ATTGAAGTGGTTCCGTTCTTTCATAATATGGCTGCAAAGATCACTGATATCGTTGGGGAAGATAACCCTGATGCCGTGATCGCCACCACAATTGTGTCATTTTCCGTCAGCTCCATGATGACAGGTCTCGTCTTCTATTTGATGGGACGATTCAAAGTCGGTTACATGGTGGGATTCATTCCCAGACATATTCTCATTGGCTGTATTGGAGGTGTCGGTTGGTTCCTGATCGCAACTGGATTCGAGGTTTCTGCTCGACTAGATGGCAGCCTCCAGTACAACCTCGACACTCTCAAACAGCTCTCAGACCCGGCCACCGTCCCTCTCTGGGTTGTCCCCTTAGTCCTCGCCATTGTTCTCTTTTATGGCCAGTCCAAGATCACATCCAAATTCTTCCTCCCCCTTTTTATTCTCGCGATCCCCCTCATCTTCTATTTCTTTGTCCTTGCCTTAGATTCTTTGGACGTTGACGTACTACGCGACCATGGCTGGATCTTTGAGGGACCTCCCTCTGGGGAACCATGGTGGTACTTCTACACCCTTTACA AGTTCAAACTTGTACGCTGGGATGCAGTCATCGAATGTGTGCCTGCTATGCTTGCATTGACATTCTTTGGCATTTTGCATGTCCCGATCAATGTCCCTGCCTTAGCCCTAAACTGCGGCGAGGATCATGCTGATCTTGACAAGGAGCTAAGATTGCATGGCTACTCCAACTTCTTGTCCGGTTGTTTTGGTAGTATTCAAAATTACTTGGTCTATGCAAACACAGTTTTCTTTATGCGGTCTGGAGGTAATAGCCGGCTTGCGGGTTATATGTTGGCCGCAGCAACGTTTGGTGTCATGGTCATCGGTCCATCACTCATTGGTTTCATCCCAGTCATGATGGTGGGCACTCTGATCTATGATCTAGGGTTCGAGCTACTGCTTGAAGCTCTGTGGCTACCACGAAAGAAGCTTAAGCTCGCAGAGTATCTGACTGTTGTGGTAATTGTTCTCGTCATGGGCATTCATGACTTTGTCGTTGGTATCGGGGTTGGCATACTATTGGCATTTGTTTCCTTGGTTCTACAGACCTCTCGTGTGTCAGCCATTCGTGGAAACTACTCTGGAGATATCGTTTCCTCCACTGTGCGACGCAacccttctcagcatcattACCTGCATGAGGTCGGCCGACAGATTTATATCATAAAGCTTACAGGCTATCTCTTCTTTGGAACCATCGTCAGCGTTGAGGCAAAGATCCGGGGCCTCCTGGAGGACAGCACATTCACTAAGCAGCCCATCAAGTTCCTGATTCTTGATATGTGGCACGTTACTGGGCTCGACTATTCCGCCGGTGAGGctttcaacaccatcagccgCTTACTCGATAACAAGGATGTCGTCCTCGTTTTGAGTGGCGTGGACTCGGAAACTCAACTTGGTCGCAACCTACGAGCTGTCGGACTTGGAAACGATGGTATCGAGGTCATGATGCTGCCAAATCTAAACTCTGCTCTTGAGAGCTGCGAAAATGAACTTTTAAAGACTCTGTACGCCAGACAGGAAGAGATGAACGCCCTGAGACGTATATCGGCACATTCAGCCCAGAATCTGGACGTGCCTCCCAACAAACCATCTGGTTTCTCCTCTTTCGACCCGCCCTTCAATTCACCGCGTCGTAACCACcttgctgaggctgctcgCGATGCTTTGAGCAGCGTGGAAGTGCAACGTCCGAAGAAGTGGCAAAGTTTCAAGGAGCCCCTTCGTCTTATGCTCCAGGTCTTTCAGGGCTTGAGTGACAAGAATGAGGACTTTTGGTTTCCAGCAGCCTCTTACTTCTCTCGGCGTGAGATAACTGCTGGAACTGTTCTGTTCCGACGTGGAGAGCCAGCCAATGGGTTCTACCTCGTGGAACGCGGTATTGTACGTGCTGAGTATGATCTTCCCCAGGGCTGGCTTTGCGAGAGTATCGTGGCTGGAACGACACTCGGCGAGCTGCCTTTCTTCTCCGAAACAGATCGAACTGCAACTGCTGTCGTGGAGCGTGACTGTGTGGTTTGGCTGATGGATCGAGACCAGTGGGACAGAatccagaagaaggaacCAGAAATTGGAAGAGAGCTGTTAAGGATATCGCTGAAGCTGACAAGCGAGAGGATGAGTGCTATCACTTCATACATATTGACAACAGCGGGCTGA
- a CDS encoding related to kinesin motor protein: MALPALPVSKTRKSTGNIPSPTASIRSAPGTPRSGLRTPSTMSLAPPGPAPSAALPQPRTGSGVNGPGKTLRKSVSINSFPQPPRGDTRSSSGVPLSPRAVDKPRSTRKPSKAAKESMYSTMSSSTPSFLNGSGEGKSITSVRMSDGLISVASPPQSRSSSAQDSYSTSATTYDDPAEGSSQKPDASNDKRASKHDGKGNVVVSVRVRPDANGNNGSPEGEWMVDGRKSLISFRGKDGGDHYYDNVFTTHDNNSRVYDHIAKRLVRRVMEGYHGTVFAYGMTGTGKTFSMQGTASSPGVIPLAITDIFSYIRETPSREFLLRVSYLEIYNEKIHDLLSMPIANGVGGGAQQEEIKLREDSKRGVYATPLKEEIVQSPTQLLRVIARGDQARRTASTQFNARSSRSHAVVQIVVESRERIPGVSAAGEGKRSGLLPGGVRVSTLSLIDLAGSEKAAESKERRQEGAHINKSLLTLGTVISKLSEWKEKEAKGTDKEGKHLPYRDSKLTRLLQGALSGNSLVSILCTIQIGAGNSAALANNHTLETINTLKFASRAKNNIVSHAKKAEEALGAGGEGGARVLLERYRMEISELRQQLESQAKKNKGEVVEEEKIHNEEEEKAREAEAAERHEEQILEMQLARTALKERIDHLNRLILSSKSIGVNSNVSISSLGQYARFSQFSQISLPASIRSSVATSVGGKPLMERTSSMTSASSTIGRRSSGGQKIGDEVGDVEDDSAGEFGDGTASLTAQNRALQADLADKNRYIATLEKRLLQARRASSSRASVGFAAPNKAIMVGEDHSVSAALREKDSEIADLRARLDDKDRMLAALRSAARSRDTAEATVEPRSPPPQQEAHPDVASGAKPVEVEKKRTRGVDEMNNLLDEMLQDRVERGQVVRGKRGSVRLAGGQKMDSLAEPNFEPLRRTPTPNPPEERKDVPAEA; this comes from the exons ATGGCACTGCCGGCCCTGCCAGTGAGCAAGACGCGCAAGAGTACAGGAAATATCCCCTCGCCCACAGCCTCGATCAGATCAGCCCCAGGCACACCGCGATCCGGTCTTCGAACGCCATCGACAATGAGCCTGGCCCCCCCAGGCCCAGCACCGTCAGCCGCACTCCCACAGCCAAGGACTGGCTCTGGTGTCAATGGTCCCGGAAAGACTCTCCGCAAGAGTGTCAGCATCAACTCTTTCCCACAACCGCCCAGGGGAGACACACGCTCAAGCAGCGGCGTTCCGCTTAGTCCAAGGGCCGTAGACAAGCCCCGATCGACAAGGAAGCCATCAAAAGCCGCAAAGGAATCCATGTACAGCACAATGAGTTCGAGCACACCAAGCTTCCTTAACGGTAGCGGGGAAGGAAAGTCGATTACGAGTGTACGCATGTCAGACGGCTTGATCAGTGTTGCGTCACCACCTCAAAGTCGTAGTTCTTCAGCACAAGATTCATATTCGACATCAGCCACGACATATGATGACCCCGCGGAAGGATCAAGCCAGAAACCCGATGCTTCAAATGACAAGCGAGCATCCAAACATGATGGCAAGGGGAATGTCGTTGTAAGTGTCAGGGTTCGGCCAGACGCTAACGGAAACAACGGGAGCCCTGAGGGCGAGTGGATGGTCGATGGGCGCAAGTCGCTCATCTCATTCAGAGGGAAGGATGGTGGTGACCATTACTATG ACAATGTTTTCACGACACATGACAATAACTCCAGAGTATACGACCATATTGCGAAACGACTAGTCCGACGGGTTATGGAGGGCTACCATGGTACTGTCTTTGCGTACGGTATGACCGGAACCGGAAAGACATTTTCTATGCAAGGAACCGCTTCATCTCCAGGCGTGATTCCACTGGCCATCACCGATATCTTTTCATACATCCGAGAAACGCCATCACGAGAATTTTTGCTGCGAGTCAGCTATCTGGAGATTTACAATGAAAAAATCCATGATTTATTAAGTATGCCCATTGCGAACGGCGTTGGAGGAGGTGCACAGCAAGAAGAGATTAAGCTACGCGAAGACAGCAAGCGCGGTGTGTATGCCACCCCGctgaaggaggagattgtCCAGAGCCCTACACAGTTGCTGCGAGTCATTGCACGAGGTGACCAAGCTCGAAGAACCGCCAGCACACAGTTCAACGCTCGGAGTTCACGAAGCCATGCAGTCGTTCAGATTGTTGTGGAGTCTCGGGAGAGAATACCAGGTGTTTCAGCTGCGGGCGAGGGTAAGCGGTCTGGCCTTTTGCCTGGTGGCGTGCGAGTATCAACACTCAGCTTAATCGACCTGGCTGGCTCCGAGAAGGCCGCTGAATCTAAAGAGCGTAGACAAGAAGGTGCTCATATAAACAAGAGTCTGCTCACACTGGGCACGGTTATTTCAAAACTTTCGGAGtggaaggagaaagaagcaaAGGGTACAGACAAGGAAGGGAAGCATCTTCCATATCGCGATAGCAAACTCACTCGGCTGCTGCAGGGAGCTTTATCTGGGAATTCTCTAGTGAGTATTCTTTGCACGATACAGATCGGAGCCGGTAATAGCGCGGCCTTGGCCAACAACCACACCCTGGAAACGATTAATACCCTCAAATTTGCCTCGAGAGCCAAGAATAATATCGTCAGTCATGCAAAGAAGGCCGAGGAAGCTCTTGGAGCTGGTGGCGAAGGCGGAGCTAGAGTTCTGCTTGAGCGATATCGCATGGAAATCTCGGAATTGCGCCAGCAACTTGAGTCTCAAGCAAAAAAGAACAAGGGGGAAGtggtggaggaagaaaagatacacaacgaagaggaagaaaaggccaGAGAAGCTGAGGCTGCGGAGCGACACGAGGAGCAAATTCTTGAAATGCAACTCGCCCGGACAGCCCTGAAGGAACGAATCGACCATCTGAACCGCCTAATTCTCAGCTCAAAGTCCATCGGTGTCAATTCCAATGTGTCAATAAGCTCTCTCGGACAATACGCCCGGTTTTCCCAGTTCTCGCAGATATCATTGCCAGCATCAATTCGCTCGTCAGTTGCCACTTCTGTGGGTGGTAAACCACTGATGGAACGTACATCATCTATGACATCGGCATCTTCGACCATCGGGCGTCGTTCTAGTGGTGGACAGAAGATCGgagatgaagttggagacgttgaagatgataGTGCTGGCGAATTCGGTGACGGTACAGCCTCCTTGACGGCTCAGAATCGTGCCCTACAAGCCGATCTCGCAGACAAGAATCGATATATTGCGACGTTAGAAAAgcgtcttcttcaagcacGTCGCGCGAGCTCTAGTCGGGCATCCGTGGGTTTTGCGGCCCcaaataaagctattatgGTCGGAGAAGATCACAGCGTATCTGCTGCCTTGAGGGAAAAAGACTCCGAGATAGCAGATCTTCGAGCAAGACTTGACGATAAGGACAGAATGTTGGCTGCTTTGAGAAGTGCAGCACGGTCACGCGACACAGCCGAAGCAACTGTTGAGCCTCGCTCTccgcctcctcaacaagagGCCCATCCTGACGTAGCCAGCGGCGCGAAACCAGTGGAGGTGGAAAAGAAGCGAACCCGAGGTGTTGACGAGATGAATAATCTTTTGGACGAGATGCTACAAGATAGGGTTGAGAGAGGCCAGGTGGTACGTGGCAAGCGAGGTAGCGTACGCTTGGCGGGTGGACAGAAGATGGACTCCTTGGCAGAACCCAACTTTGAGCCTTTACGACGAACTCCCACGCCGAATCCCCCTGAGGAGCGCAAAGACGTGCCGGCAGAGGCATAG
- a CDS encoding related to transcription initiation factor TFIID subunit: protein MSTPTPKDGQPPAKPRLKLNVSRSSSFVADANATPSVSVPAGPAAPTPTPTEGSRKVKLKIGKSQPSTPAEQPPVKTKAGRQPKPTQKLVESKKRAHDELDDELGSAHPTTKIKLKPTKSGLTPTVVVKPKGRAPVHPPGDGYDSEASDREKDPSIEEQFVLRMLPGEHCDYVRSCMENGKMGVPRSQGGADIQLRFFEEDSRRAVVSVKGQPFAAVMVDLPTVTEAMKTWDRKSFLKSADICQMLLVYQKVSNEAEARQTPLPSMIDQHFKWPHGLTPPMHDCVNRRFAKTISRKEIEDKEAEVERLLAEDAKAGSTRWEWVDESKDEDEDGGDEDAEGDMDDDGMDYFQSQDVFGDGDDDLAADLEAAFGEMGDETPATGMDAPTPMTTTQANTPAPLQDSIESDESEEVSDDDDDDDDDEDLDEDARAQRDEEKGVKSFINDLKNQLTSKQEELARTTNKILRTRIEQTIKQLRAEIELKNSSIGIETDD, encoded by the coding sequence ATGTCGACACCGACACCAAAGGATGGCCAACCACCCGCAAAACCTCGTCTGAAGCTCAACGTTAGCCGGTCTTCGTCTTTCGTCGCCGATGCGAATGCGACGCCTTCCGTCTCGGTCCCGGCTGGGCCAGCTGCTCCGACTCCAACTCCGACGGAAGGTAGCCGCAaagtgaagctcaagatcggAAAATCGCAACCCTCAACGCCTGCGGAACAACCCCCAGTGAAGACGAAAGCTGGCCGACAACCCAAGCCCACACAGAAACTCGTCGAGAGCAAAAAGCGCGCACACGACGAACTAGATGATGAGCTAGGCTCGGCGCATCCAACAAcaaaaataaaactaaagCCAACGAAGTCAGGGCTCACTCCAACGGTCGTGGTGAAGCCAAAGGGACGCGCACCAGTACATCCGCCAGGAGATGGCTATGATTCAGAGGCGAGCGATCGGGAGAAGGATCCATCGATAGAGGAACAATTTGTCCTGAGGATGCTACCAGGAGAGCACTGTGACTATGTGCGCTCGTGCATGGAGAATGGCAAGATGGGTGTTCCTCGGAGCCAGGGAGGAGCAGACATACAACTCAGATTCTTTGAAGAGGATTCTCGAAGGGCGGTCGTGTCAGTAAAAGGCCAACCATTTGCTGCTGTTATGGTGGACCTGCCTACAGTTACAGAAGCGATGAAGACATGGGATCGCAAATCATTTCTCAAGTCTGCAGACATCTGCCAAATGCTTTTGGTTTACCAGAAAGTTTCCAACGAAGCTGAAGCAAGACAAACACCTCTACCAAGTATGATCGACCAACACTTCAAATGGCCACACGGCCTAACACCGCCGATGCACGATTGTGTGAACCGGCGATTCGCCAAGACCATTAGTCGaaaggagattgaggataaagaagcagaagtcgAACGCCTGCTTGCCGAGGATGCTAAAGCCGGCTCTACGCGCTGGGAATGGGTCGACGAGAGCaaagacgaggacgaggacggcGGGGACGAGGATGCCGAAGGCGatatggatgatgatggtatgGACTACTTCCAGAGCCAAGATGTATTCGGAGACGGCGACGATGACCTTGCAGCCGATCTGGAGGCCGCTTTCGGGGAAATGGGCGATGAAACTCCCGCTACCGGTATGGATGCTCCAACGCCAATGACAACCACACAGGCCAATACCCCTGCGCCCCTCCAAGATAGCATTGAGTCGGATGAGTCTGAGGAAGTttcggatgatgatgatgacgacgatgacgatgaggatctGGACGAGGATGCTCGAGCCCAGCGCGACGAAGAAAAGGGCGTCAAGTCTTTCATTAACGACCTGAAGAACCAGCTTACCagcaagcaagaagaacTGGCCCGTACTACAAACAAGATCCTCCGGACTCGTATTGAGCAGACCATCAAACAGCTCAGGGCAGAGATTGAGCTCAAGAACTCATCTATCGGTATCGAGACAGATGACTGA
- a CDS encoding probable cytochrome P450 51 (eburicol 14 alpha-demethylase) — MGLLQELASHPLAQQYQELPLAQQIGIGFGAFIVLSVVLNVLNQLFFKNRNEPPLVFHWFPFVGSTITYGMDPPKFFRENRAKHGDVFTFVLLGKKTTVAVGPTGNDFILNGKLKDVSAEEIYTVLTTPVFGKDVVYDCPNAKLMEQKKFMKIALTTEAFRSYVPIISAEVRDYFKKSPDFKGKSGIVDIPKKMAEITIFTASHALQGSVIRNKFDESLAALYHDLDMGFTPINFMLHWAPLPWNRKRDHAQRTVAKIYMDTIKERRAKDNDDTEHDMMKHLMNSTYKNGTPVPDHEVAHMMIALLMAGQHSSSSTSSWIMLRLAQYPHIMEELYQEQVRELGADLPPLTYDDLAKLPLNQAIIKETLRLHAPIHSIMRAVKSPMPVPGTKYTIPTSHTLLAAPGVSATDSAYFPNPDEWDPHRWEADSPNFPRMATRGDDEEKIDYGYGLVSKGSASPYLPFGAGRHRCIGEHFANAQLQTIVAEVVREFKFRNVDGGNTLIDTDYASLFSRPLEPANIHWERRQQ, encoded by the exons ATGGGTCTCCTCCAAGAACTTGCGAGCCACCCGCTCGCACAACAATATCAGGAGCTTCCTCTGGCCCAGCAGATTGGAATTGGCTTCGGAGCATTCATAGTTCTCTCTGTCGTCCTCAATGTACTCAACCAGCTATTCTTCAAGAACCGCAATGAACCACCCCTGGTCTTCCACTGGTTCCCCTTCGTTGGAAGCACTATCACATACGGAATGGACCCCCCTAAGTTCTTCAGGGAGAACCGCGCCAAG CATGGTGATGTCTTCACCTTTGTCCTCCTTGGAAAGAAAACCACTGTCGCTGTTGGCCCCACTGGAAAcgacttcatcctcaacggaAAGCTCAAGGATGTCTCTGCTGAGGAGATTTACACGGTTCTCACTACTCCTGTATTCGGCAAGGATGTCGTGTACGATTGCCCCAATGCTAAACTCatggagcagaagaag TTCATGAAAATCGCCCTCACGACCGAAGCCTTCCGATCATATGTGCCTATTATCTCCGCCGAGGTTCGCGATTACTTCAAGAAGAGCCCCGATTTCAAGGGCAAGTCCGGTATTGTCGACATTCCCAAGAAAATGGCCGAGATCACTATCTTCACTGCCTCTCATGCCCTCCAGGGCAGCGTCATTCGTAACAAGTTTGACGAGTCTCTGGCCGCTCTCTACCACGATCTCGATATGGGTTTCACTCCCATTAACTTTATGCTTCACTGGGCTCCTCTTCCCTGGAACCGCAAGCGCGACCACGCTCAGCGCACTGTTGCCAAGATTTATATGGACACCATTAAGGAGCGACGCGCTAAGGATAACGACGACACCGAGCACGATATGATGAAGCATCTCATGAACTCTACTTACAAGAACGGCACCCCTGTCCCTGATCATGAGGTCGCCCATATGATGATTGCTCTCCTCATGGCTGGCCAgcactcttcttcttctaccaGCTCTTGGATCATGCTCCGTCTCGCTCAGTACCCTCACATCATGGAGGAGCTGTACCAGGAGCAGGTCAGAGAACTCGGTGCTGATTTGCCTCCCTTGACTTACGACGACCTTGCCAAGCTGCCCCTCAACCAGGCCATTATCAAGGAGACCCTCCGCCTTCACGCTCCTATCCACTCTATCATGCGCGCCGTCAAGTCTCCCATGCCTGTCCCTGGAACCAAGTACACCATCCCGACCTCGCACACTCTTCTCGCCGCTCCTGGTGTCAGCGCTACTGACTCGGCCTACTTCCCCAACCCCGATGAGTGGGATCCTCACCGATGGGAGGCCGATTCTCCCAACTTCCCTAGAATGGCTACCCGtggcgatgacgaagagaagatcGACTATGGCTACGGTCTTGTCAGCAAGGGTTCCGCCTCTCCTTACCTGCCCTTTGGTGCTGGTCGCCACCGATGCATTGGCGAGCACTTTGCTAACGCCCAACTTCAGACAattgttgctgaggttgtgCGTGAGTTCAAGTTCCGTAATGTGGATGGCGGCAACACCCTAATCGACACCGACTACGCCTCGCTTTTCTCGCGACCCCTGGAGCCCGCCAACATTCACTGGGAAAGACGCCAGCAGTAG